In Triticum aestivum cultivar Chinese Spring chromosome 5B, IWGSC CS RefSeq v2.1, whole genome shotgun sequence, the following proteins share a genomic window:
- the LOC123116723 gene encoding ornithine decarboxylase, with the protein MVGSSPMQAVLVAPGVKDKKVLAFRRDALKEKDAVAALMRTIAAGGVRSAFYVFDLARVVDLYRGWRRALPGVRACYAVKCNPEPALLGALAALGAGFECASRREIEAVLALGVQPGSIVYANPCKPEAHLEYAAEVGVNLTTYDSEEEVVKVKRCHPGCELILRVKGPDGGEARVDLGTKYGAHADEVLPLLRAAQREGLNVAGVSFHVGSGASNTDVYRGAIEAARGVFDAAAGLGMPPMRVLDIGGGFMAGPAFDEAAAVINAALERYFGELPCVEVIGEPGRYFAETAFTMAARVIGKRTRGEVREYWIDDGLYGTLSCIPMDHYVPHPRPLAVPRAGEKTYTSTVFGPTCDSLDTVVTGYQLPEMSVGDWLVFDDMGAYTTASGSNFNGFSTSDIKTYLAYSS; encoded by the coding sequence ATGGTTGGGAGCAGCCCGATGCAGGCGGTGCTGGTGGCGCCGGGGGTGAAGGACAAGAAGGTGCTCGCGTTCCGCCGGGACGCGCTCAAGGAGAAGGACGCCGTCGCCGCGCTCATGCGCACCATCGCGGCCGGCGGCGTGCGGAGCGCCTTCTACGTCTTCGACCTCGCCCGGGTCGTCGACCTGTACCGCGGCTGGCGCCGCGCGCTCCCCGGCGTGCGCGCCTGCTACGCCGTCAAGTGCAACCCGGAGCCGGCGCTACTCGGCGCGCTGGCCGCGCTCGGGGCCGGCTTCGAGTGCGCCAGCCGCAGGGAGATCGAGGCTGTGCTCGCTCTCGGCGTGCAGCCCGGCAGCATCGTGTACGCCAACCCGTGCAAGCCGGAGGCGCACCTCGAGTACGCCGCTGAGGTGGGCGTCAACCTCACCACCTATgactccgaggaggaggtggtcaaGGTCAAGCGCTGCCACCCGGGCTGCGAGCTCATCCTCCGCGTCAAGGGCCCCGACGGTGGCGAGGCCCGGGTGGACCTCGGCACCAAGTACGGCGCGCACGCGGACGAGGTCCTGCCGCTCCTCCGCGCTGCCCAGCGCGAGGGGCTCAACGTGGCCGGCGTGTCATTCCACGTCGGCAGCGGCGCGTCCAACACGGACGTGTACCGGGGCGCCATTGAGGCCGCGCGCGGGGTCTTCGACGCGGCAGCCGGGCTCGGCATGCCGCCCATGCGCGTGCTCGATATCGGCGGCGGGTTCATGGCCGGCCCGGCGTTCGACGAGGCGGCCGCGGTCATCAACGCGGCGCTCGAGCGCTACTTCGGGGAGCTTCCCTGCGTGGAGGTGATAGGCGAGCCGGGGAGGTACTTCGCCGAGACCGCCTTCACGATGGCGGCTCGGGTCATCGGGAAGCGCACTCGCGGCGAGGTACGCGAGTACTGGATCGACGACGGCCTCTACGGCACCCTCAGCTGCATCCCCATGGACCACTACGTGCCGCACCCGAGGCCGCTCGCCGTGCCGCGCGCCGGCGAGAAGACGTACACGTCGACGGTGTTCGGGCCGACGTGCGACTCCCTCGACACGGTGGTGACCGGGTACCAGCTGCCAGAGATGAGCGTGGGGGACTGGCTCGTGTTCGACGACATGGGCGCCTACACCACCGCCTCCGGCTCCAACTTCAACGGCTTCTCCACCTCGGACATCAAGACTTACTTGGCCTACTCCAGCTGA